From Streptomyces sp. NBC_00775, one genomic window encodes:
- a CDS encoding ATP-binding SpoIIE family protein phosphatase — translation MDSTPSPSSSSPFDQVSSALGRYIPRGGAAAAAGPASARGDRATSQRVPDNPAADRQDQILGVVILDRDLRITRSNLDAPVFAGLDAVAGSPFADLLPAGDVPTVTRRLRQVLEIGEAHVARIQRLRRGDGSELVVSLSILPAAPPQEGLTVSVIAMARRLHLYAAETAIGTSLDIGETAQSLAESLLAWGDVAAVDLDFAVWTGEGVTEHAQGRIRLRRAALVPDRAWPEGYVTPGGDLPSDASRLLAQAVRRDDAPQPIVIPDREAVERLLGSQRVIRALVPGDMSASVACVPLVLDGAPPVVLGVAEVWRRADCPFRDSELFDLQELVARTAHHVDLARQHQREHTQVLALQRRLLPRTGGHTIEIASVYQPATPDSAGVGGDWVNSFPLPDGRTALVVGDVVGHGLGAAATMGQLSMEARALLSAGLAPDEVLEHLDETVTLLDDAESGLAAGYSALGSTCCIALYDPVSRHLALSSAGHLPPVLVLPDGHAGPLAVRPHPGLGAEFALREPFDVHTFDAPPGSLLALYTDGLVEDPALSIDEGISRLADAVSTVHPWDALQQAARHVVSTLAPVRQRDDVTLLLARMIGYRKGDTATWRLPARDDAPARARAHVSALLRQWHTRSDTQDDVPLLVSELVTNAVRFAAGPITIRLIRAGGGHGLLCEVGDTGNGRPRLSRGGLLDDGGRGLHIVHRLTTRWGVRWTDTGKVVWAEVAR, via the coding sequence ATGGACTCCACACCCTCCCCCTCGTCCTCTTCGCCGTTTGACCAGGTCAGCAGCGCCCTGGGGCGCTACATCCCGCGCGGCGGAGCGGCAGCGGCGGCCGGTCCTGCGAGCGCGCGGGGCGACCGCGCCACCAGCCAACGCGTACCCGACAACCCGGCAGCCGACCGTCAGGATCAGATTCTCGGCGTGGTCATCCTGGACAGGGATCTGAGAATCACCCGCAGCAATCTGGACGCCCCCGTATTCGCGGGTCTGGACGCCGTGGCCGGGAGTCCTTTCGCCGATCTCCTGCCCGCCGGGGACGTACCGACGGTCACACGGCGGTTGCGGCAGGTCCTGGAGATCGGTGAGGCGCACGTCGCCCGGATCCAGCGCCTGCGGCGCGGCGACGGGTCGGAGCTGGTGGTCTCGCTGAGCATCCTGCCCGCCGCGCCGCCTCAGGAGGGCTTGACCGTCTCCGTGATCGCCATGGCCAGGAGGCTGCACCTGTACGCCGCCGAGACCGCGATCGGCACCTCGCTGGACATCGGCGAGACCGCGCAGTCGCTGGCGGAGTCCCTGCTGGCCTGGGGAGACGTGGCCGCCGTCGACCTCGACTTCGCCGTGTGGACGGGCGAGGGTGTCACCGAGCACGCGCAGGGGCGCATCCGGCTACGGCGGGCAGCCCTGGTGCCGGACCGGGCGTGGCCCGAGGGTTACGTGACTCCGGGCGGCGATCTTCCGAGCGACGCGAGTCGCCTGCTGGCACAGGCGGTACGGCGGGACGATGCCCCGCAGCCCATCGTCATACCCGACCGGGAGGCGGTCGAGCGGCTACTCGGCAGTCAGCGAGTGATCCGTGCCCTGGTGCCCGGTGACATGTCGGCGAGTGTGGCGTGCGTACCGCTGGTCCTGGACGGCGCGCCACCCGTCGTGCTGGGCGTGGCGGAGGTCTGGCGGCGGGCGGACTGCCCCTTCCGCGACAGCGAGTTGTTCGACCTGCAGGAACTGGTGGCCAGAACCGCCCATCACGTCGACCTGGCCCGTCAACACCAGCGCGAGCACACGCAGGTGCTGGCGTTGCAGCGCCGGCTGCTGCCCCGGACCGGCGGCCACACCATTGAGATCGCCAGCGTCTACCAGCCCGCCACGCCCGACAGCGCGGGCGTCGGCGGCGACTGGGTGAACAGCTTTCCGCTGCCGGACGGCCGTACCGCGCTGGTAGTCGGTGACGTCGTCGGGCACGGCCTGGGAGCCGCGGCAACCATGGGCCAGCTGAGCATGGAGGCCCGCGCGCTGCTGTCCGCGGGGCTGGCACCCGACGAGGTGCTGGAGCACCTGGACGAGACCGTGACGCTGCTGGACGACGCGGAGTCCGGGCTGGCGGCCGGCTACAGCGCCCTCGGCTCTACCTGCTGCATCGCCCTCTACGACCCGGTCAGCCGCCACCTGGCGCTCTCCAGCGCGGGCCACCTCCCTCCGGTGCTGGTGCTTCCAGACGGGCACGCGGGCCCGCTCGCGGTCCGCCCTCACCCCGGCCTGGGCGCCGAGTTCGCGCTGCGGGAGCCGTTCGACGTGCACACGTTCGACGCGCCCCCGGGCTCCCTGCTCGCCCTCTACACCGACGGCCTGGTGGAGGATCCGGCCCTGTCGATCGACGAGGGCATCAGCAGGCTGGCGGATGCCGTGTCCACGGTGCACCCCTGGGATGCCCTGCAGCAGGCCGCACGGCACGTCGTCTCCACGCTGGCGCCCGTGCGCCAGCGCGACGACGTGACCCTGCTGCTCGCGCGCATGATCGGCTACCGCAAGGGGGACACCGCGACCTGGCGGCTACCCGCTCGCGACGACGCGCCCGCCCGTGCCCGCGCGCACGTCTCCGCACTGCTGCGGCAATGGCACACCAGGAGCGACACCCAGGACGACGTGCCGCTGCTGGTCAGCGAGCTGGTCACGAACGCGGTGCGCTTTGCCGCCGGTCCCATCACGATACGACTGATCAGGGCCGGTGGTGGTCACGGCCTGCTGTGCGAGGTGGGCGACACCGGCAACGGCAGGCCGCGTCTGAGCCGGGGCGGCCTCCTCGACGACGGCGGGCGTGGCCTGCACATCGTGCACCGGCTCACCACCCGGTGGGGGGTGCGGTGGACGGACACCGGCAAGGTGGTCTGGGCGGAAGTCGCAAGATGA
- a CDS encoding SpoIIE family protein phosphatase yields the protein MPHDGRARAGVSEPRVSEAHAADTGSSPPVPDAAASDRALTFAGVALAAVYVPGAGEEALQLVEAAGCATPECGLPVRLPLSGGSPAAHAFRIHRPLWLNPAALASYSECGLTPPRPEASLGALPLGTESRRLGCLVVVGASADGFEAEQRRFLERYAIAVADMLQAGAGRPTPSSLLTPALRSLRVGSFALVPDTGLIEADETLLKLVGITPDHFDGKVDTLLAHALPEDLPALMSVLDPSTQTFGRRELEFRVRRPTGEMRWLSLSCRVVVSTGDRPEQVLGMVTATSVLRRSADDVSRIQWLTAVLDDAATVPDVGRVVVTALREPLGADRVALAELQDDRLMVTVLDPPQPAAWPETWRSEWRSKWPNAPVGALPTLQMALRDGRLDLWPAGSALEPGLAGIGTGGLAVLPLPAKGRMTGVCLVGWDQPHEFVPEERSLLTATAALVGQALKRAHAHDAEQELATMLQRSLLPRRLPELPGGTAVARYLPARRGLQVGGDWYDVIALSEDRVALVIGDVQGHSAGAATIMGQMRTAVRAYAVEGHPPDVVVSHANRLLVGMETDLFATCCYAELDMDEGNILFVRAGHLSPLIRQPDGSTEEVEVEGGLPLGVSLEAEFPMTAVALAPGTVLALVTDGLVEAHDLPLDEGMRRTRTALAAADPADPELMADALLGDIGRREDDVALLLLRYDGMKTRPIRVGWVVWRLPDAVMHARRFTARTLRRWNVEEVGDAVLLVVSELVTNALVHTQGPVRLDLMLRGDRVRVSVSDSSPRAPAKPVIVDWESTGGRGLLLVEAMSESFGSVPVAGGKQVWSEIVVPQREPAPADSGLRTEHGGLR from the coding sequence ATGCCTCATGACGGCCGTGCCCGGGCCGGGGTCTCGGAGCCGCGGGTATCCGAGGCCCACGCCGCAGACACCGGTTCATCGCCTCCGGTGCCTGACGCCGCCGCGAGTGATCGGGCCCTGACGTTCGCCGGAGTGGCGCTGGCGGCGGTCTATGTGCCCGGTGCCGGGGAGGAAGCGCTTCAGTTGGTGGAAGCGGCCGGTTGTGCCACTCCCGAGTGCGGGCTCCCGGTGCGTCTGCCCCTGTCCGGTGGCTCACCCGCGGCGCACGCCTTCCGCATCCACCGGCCTCTGTGGCTGAATCCCGCGGCGCTTGCCTCCTACTCGGAGTGCGGGCTCACGCCGCCGCGACCGGAGGCGTCGCTCGGTGCGCTGCCACTCGGGACGGAGAGCAGGCGGCTGGGCTGCCTCGTCGTCGTGGGCGCTTCGGCGGACGGCTTCGAGGCCGAGCAACGGCGCTTCCTGGAGCGGTACGCCATCGCGGTCGCCGACATGCTCCAGGCCGGGGCCGGCCGGCCCACCCCGTCGTCGCTGCTGACTCCCGCCCTGCGGAGTCTGCGCGTCGGCTCTTTCGCCCTGGTGCCGGACACCGGCCTGATCGAGGCGGACGAGACTCTGCTCAAGCTGGTCGGCATCACGCCGGATCACTTCGACGGCAAGGTGGACACCCTGCTCGCGCACGCCCTCCCGGAGGACCTGCCCGCGCTGATGTCGGTTCTGGATCCGTCCACCCAGACGTTCGGCCGGCGGGAGCTGGAGTTCCGCGTCCGCCGCCCCACTGGCGAAATGCGCTGGCTGAGCCTGAGTTGCCGGGTGGTGGTGAGCACCGGCGACCGGCCGGAGCAGGTGCTGGGCATGGTGACGGCGACCTCGGTCCTGCGCCGGAGCGCCGACGACGTTTCCAGGATCCAGTGGCTGACCGCCGTACTCGACGATGCCGCGACAGTCCCTGACGTCGGCCGAGTGGTGGTCACCGCGCTCCGTGAGCCGCTGGGCGCCGACCGGGTGGCGCTCGCCGAGTTGCAGGACGACCGGCTCATGGTCACCGTCCTCGACCCGCCGCAGCCCGCCGCCTGGCCGGAGACGTGGCGTTCGGAGTGGCGTTCGAAGTGGCCCAACGCGCCGGTCGGCGCCCTGCCCACCCTGCAGATGGCCCTGCGGGACGGACGCCTGGATCTGTGGCCGGCCGGCTCCGCCCTCGAACCCGGACTCGCGGGCATCGGTACCGGAGGTCTGGCCGTCCTGCCGCTCCCCGCCAAGGGCCGGATGACCGGCGTGTGCCTGGTCGGCTGGGATCAGCCGCATGAGTTCGTCCCCGAGGAGCGGTCCCTGCTGACCGCCACCGCGGCGCTGGTCGGGCAGGCCCTCAAGCGGGCACACGCGCACGACGCCGAGCAGGAGCTCGCGACGATGCTCCAGCGCAGCCTGCTGCCCCGGCGCCTCCCCGAGCTGCCCGGCGGAACCGCCGTCGCCCGCTATCTGCCCGCCAGGCGGGGGTTGCAGGTGGGCGGTGACTGGTACGACGTCATCGCCCTCTCCGAGGATCGGGTGGCGCTGGTCATCGGTGACGTGCAAGGACACAGTGCCGGAGCCGCGACGATCATGGGGCAGATGCGGACCGCGGTGAGGGCGTACGCGGTGGAGGGGCACCCGCCCGACGTCGTCGTCTCGCACGCCAACCGCCTCCTCGTCGGTATGGAGACCGATCTGTTCGCCACGTGCTGCTATGCCGAACTGGACATGGATGAGGGCAACATCCTGTTCGTCCGGGCCGGGCACCTGTCACCGTTGATACGCCAGCCCGACGGCAGTACCGAGGAGGTGGAGGTCGAGGGTGGGCTTCCGCTGGGTGTCTCCCTGGAGGCGGAGTTCCCCATGACCGCGGTCGCACTGGCCCCCGGCACGGTGCTCGCCCTGGTGACCGACGGCCTGGTCGAGGCCCACGACCTGCCTCTGGACGAGGGCATGCGCCGGACGCGCACCGCGCTCGCCGCGGCCGATCCGGCGGATCCAGAGCTGATGGCCGACGCGTTGCTCGGCGACATCGGCCGTCGTGAGGATGACGTGGCGCTGTTGCTGCTGCGCTACGACGGCATGAAGACCCGGCCGATAAGGGTCGGGTGGGTGGTGTGGCGGCTGCCCGACGCCGTCATGCACGCCCGCCGTTTCACCGCGCGCACTCTGCGGCGGTGGAACGTGGAAGAAGTGGGCGATGCGGTGCTGCTGGTCGTGTCCGAACTTGTCACCAACGCCCTGGTACACACCCAGGGCCCGGTCCGCCTCGACCTGATGCTCCGCGGGGACCGGGTGCGAGTCAGCGTGAGCGACTCCTCGCCGCGTGCGCCCGCCAAGCCGGTGATCGTGGACTGGGAGTCGACCGGCGGCCGGGGCCTGCTTCTGGTCGAAGCCATGTCGGAGTCCTTCGGCTCGGTGCCGGTGGCCGGCGGCAAACAGGTGTGGAGCGAGATCGTCGTGCCGCAGCGCGAGCCGGCTCCGGCGGACTCGGGGCTCCGAACGGAGCATGGGGGTCTGCGATGA
- a CDS encoding IS982 family transposase, with product MTNDLDTLLTALYVKVDDELEASRWMGRPPQLADAELVTLAVAQALLGFHSETRWLRYGHTHLAAMFPYLPQQSGYNKRLKAALPLVKKAIRMLAVDTDFWFDNHWIVDSTPVPCGMSRPTAKRSEMVGWAGYGYCASHSRFFWGLRLYLVCTPVGMPILWALANPKMDEREVLQSMLDVEAGLVTDRPGLLLISDKGFASKEFENDLAMRGIELLRPSFKREKKRKGERLLKSVRQLIESVNDTLKGQLGLEQHGGRTHEGVAVRVAQRILAMAATIWHNHKTGAPIMRSLIAFDH from the coding sequence GTGACGAATGACCTGGACACTCTGCTGACCGCGCTGTACGTGAAGGTCGATGATGAGCTGGAAGCCAGCCGTTGGATGGGTAGGCCGCCGCAGCTGGCCGATGCCGAGCTGGTCACCCTCGCGGTCGCGCAGGCGCTGCTCGGCTTCCATTCCGAGACGCGCTGGTTGCGGTACGGGCACACGCACTTGGCCGCGATGTTCCCGTACCTGCCGCAGCAGTCCGGGTACAACAAGCGCCTCAAGGCGGCATTGCCACTGGTGAAGAAGGCGATACGGATGCTCGCCGTGGACACGGACTTCTGGTTCGACAACCACTGGATCGTCGACTCGACACCAGTGCCGTGTGGGATGTCCCGGCCGACAGCGAAACGTTCGGAGATGGTGGGCTGGGCCGGATATGGGTATTGCGCGTCCCACTCCCGGTTCTTCTGGGGCCTACGCCTGTACCTGGTTTGCACGCCGGTTGGCATGCCGATCCTGTGGGCCCTTGCGAACCCGAAGATGGATGAGCGCGAAGTACTGCAGTCCATGCTTGACGTCGAGGCCGGCCTGGTCACAGACAGGCCCGGACTCCTCCTGATCTCCGACAAGGGCTTCGCCTCCAAGGAGTTCGAGAACGATCTCGCGATGCGGGGCATCGAGCTGCTGAGGCCGTCGTTCAAGCGGGAGAAGAAGCGCAAGGGCGAGAGACTGCTCAAGTCCGTACGCCAGCTGATCGAGTCTGTGAACGACACGCTCAAGGGGCAGTTGGGCCTGGAACAGCACGGCGGCCGCACTCACGAGGGTGTTGCCGTCCGCGTCGCCCAGCGCATCCTCGCCATGGCCGCCACGATCTGGCACAACCACAAGACCGGAGCACCCATCATGCGCTCCCTCATCGCATTTGATCACTGA
- a CDS encoding type III polyketide synthase has translation MAAYLCPPAVIHGEHAVETSQIVAEVRDRHPHAAWAPRIDGIAASTGIETRGWMLPLETAVAPGAGSGLQAVGIGTAQEALERDGFTQQDVDRVIATLEAIPAPQTVQERTAPAWEAVQSYGERAARGALQIAGLDASDIDCLITSHSTTPALPGLDIALANKLALRDDVMLLPATQWACVAGTRSLALAADLVAADPDRVVLVVIAEALSTTYQPADDTLESLIVRLLFADTAVAAVVTGRPRRESVLRLDAAWHHTVPDTQDLHCLETRADGTHFVMDRRGPRAVQETVTAMWEWLRVRYQDDPDSWHPDVLLAHPGGTRVLEYMEQTMPDAWPSGLLDYSRDSYTSGNRGGAAVFDILRRAHDAGQKSGSRAVLYAAAPGLTATALEGEWL, from the coding sequence ATGGCCGCTTACCTCTGTCCTCCTGCCGTGATTCACGGCGAGCACGCCGTGGAGACCAGCCAGATCGTGGCGGAGGTGCGCGACCGGCACCCGCATGCGGCGTGGGCGCCGCGGATCGACGGCATCGCGGCCAGTACGGGCATCGAGACCCGCGGGTGGATGCTGCCGCTGGAGACCGCCGTCGCGCCCGGCGCCGGCAGCGGCCTGCAGGCTGTCGGCATCGGGACCGCCCAAGAGGCGCTTGAACGCGACGGGTTCACCCAGCAGGACGTGGACCGCGTGATCGCCACCCTCGAGGCGATACCCGCGCCGCAAACCGTCCAGGAGCGCACCGCGCCGGCCTGGGAGGCCGTGCAGTCCTACGGGGAGCGTGCGGCGCGCGGGGCCCTGCAGATCGCCGGGCTGGACGCCTCGGACATCGACTGCCTGATCACCAGTCACTCCACCACCCCGGCGCTGCCCGGTCTGGACATCGCCCTGGCCAACAAACTTGCGCTCCGCGACGACGTGATGCTGCTGCCGGCCACGCAGTGGGCCTGTGTCGCGGGGACCCGCTCCCTGGCCCTGGCGGCTGATCTCGTGGCCGCGGACCCCGATCGGGTGGTCCTGGTCGTGATCGCGGAGGCGCTGAGCACGACCTACCAGCCCGCGGACGACACCCTCGAGTCCCTGATCGTCCGGTTGCTGTTCGCGGACACCGCTGTCGCCGCGGTGGTCACGGGCCGCCCGAGGCGCGAGTCGGTGCTGCGGCTGGACGCGGCCTGGCACCACACCGTGCCCGACACCCAAGACCTGCACTGCCTGGAAACGCGGGCGGACGGCACCCACTTCGTGATGGACCGGCGCGGGCCGCGCGCCGTACAGGAGACGGTCACCGCGATGTGGGAGTGGCTGCGCGTCCGTTACCAAGACGACCCCGACTCCTGGCACCCCGACGTGCTGCTCGCGCACCCCGGAGGGACCCGGGTGCTGGAGTACATGGAGCAGACGATGCCCGACGCGTGGCCGTCCGGGCTGCTGGACTACAGCCGGGACAGCTACACCAGCGGCAACCGCGGAGGCGCCGCCGTGTTCGACATCCTGAGGCGGGCGCACGACGCCGGACAGAAGTCGGGCAGTCGCGCCGTCCTGTACGCGGCGGCACCGGGCCTCACCGCCACCGCCCTGGAAGGGGAGTGGCTGTAG
- a CDS encoding sugar ABC transporter substrate-binding protein, which yields MKACIRDAAIAMTAVSTAVALAACGSGAGSASPGGDAPQIGVLLPDATTARWETQDRPLLEKKIKELCADCTVEHVNARNDVATQQAQMDSMITKGVDAIVLVAVDAKSLGPEVKKAHEANIPVIAYDRLAEGPISGYVSFDGEEVGRLQGRALLKAMGDEVPGAQIVMMNGDPSDPNAVSFKKGALSVLNGKVKIGKAYDTLQWRTEAAHVNMSGAIAALGADSIDGVYAANDGLAAGSISALKANKVDPLPPVTGQDAELGAVRRIVGGSQYMTVYKPFGPEASAGGAMAVAAARGENLDRVATSNVRTPSVKAVPAVLLTPVSVTVGNIKDTLVRDGAYTIQQICTPQLRAACEKAGLT from the coding sequence ATGAAGGCCTGTATACGGGACGCGGCCATCGCCATGACCGCGGTCTCGACGGCCGTTGCTCTCGCGGCCTGCGGGTCAGGCGCGGGGAGCGCCTCCCCGGGGGGAGACGCGCCGCAGATCGGGGTGCTGCTGCCGGACGCCACCACGGCTCGTTGGGAGACACAGGACAGGCCCTTGCTCGAGAAGAAGATCAAGGAACTGTGCGCCGACTGCACCGTCGAGCACGTCAACGCCAGGAACGATGTCGCCACCCAGCAGGCACAGATGGACTCGATGATCACCAAAGGGGTCGATGCCATCGTGCTCGTGGCCGTGGACGCCAAATCGCTCGGCCCCGAGGTCAAGAAGGCGCACGAAGCGAATATCCCGGTCATCGCCTACGACCGCCTCGCCGAGGGCCCGATCTCGGGTTATGTCTCCTTCGACGGCGAGGAAGTCGGCAGGCTCCAGGGCAGAGCACTGCTGAAGGCCATGGGCGACGAGGTGCCCGGCGCCCAGATCGTCATGATGAACGGCGATCCCAGCGACCCCAACGCGGTGTCGTTCAAGAAGGGCGCACTGTCCGTACTCAACGGGAAGGTGAAGATCGGCAAGGCGTACGACACACTCCAGTGGAGGACGGAGGCTGCGCACGTGAACATGTCCGGCGCCATTGCCGCCCTCGGCGCCGACAGCATCGACGGGGTCTACGCCGCCAACGACGGCCTCGCGGCCGGCAGCATCTCCGCCCTCAAAGCGAACAAGGTCGACCCGCTGCCCCCGGTCACCGGCCAGGACGCCGAACTCGGAGCCGTGCGGCGCATTGTCGGCGGCTCTCAGTACATGACCGTCTACAAACCCTTCGGACCCGAGGCTTCCGCCGGCGGCGCCATGGCCGTGGCCGCGGCCCGCGGTGAAAACCTCGACCGGGTCGCCACGAGCAACGTGAGGACCCCCAGTGTGAAGGCGGTTCCGGCCGTCCTGCTCACCCCGGTGTCCGTGACCGTCGGCAATATCAAGGACACCTTGGTGCGGGACGGCGCGTACACGATCCAGCAGATCTGCACCCCCCAGCTCAGGGCCGCCTGCGAAAAGGCCGGGCTGACCTGA
- a CDS encoding ATP-binding cassette domain-containing protein → MVSVPAPPLLALHGVCKRYGVVEVLADIELEIHAGQVVALLGDNGAGKSTLVKVISGVAPADKGVIEWEGRTVNIRRPHDARDLGIATVFQDLALCGNLDVVGNLFLGREIRSFGFLDEMEMERRTRHLLERLTKGVPDLRGPVVSLSSGQRQTVAIARSLLGDPRILLLDEPTAALGIEQTTEVLDIVDQLRDRGMGVLLISHNMGDVKALADRAAVLRLGRNNGFFDVNTTSHEQIISSITGASENAPRRVAHQEAGW, encoded by the coding sequence ATGGTTTCCGTGCCGGCTCCCCCCCTGCTGGCGCTGCACGGCGTGTGCAAGCGCTACGGCGTCGTCGAGGTCCTCGCGGACATCGAGCTGGAGATTCACGCCGGGCAAGTCGTCGCTCTTCTGGGCGACAACGGTGCCGGCAAATCCACCCTGGTCAAAGTGATCTCCGGCGTCGCCCCCGCGGACAAGGGCGTCATCGAATGGGAGGGCCGAACGGTCAATATCAGGCGCCCCCACGACGCCCGGGATCTCGGCATCGCCACCGTCTTCCAGGACCTCGCACTGTGCGGGAACCTCGATGTGGTCGGCAATCTGTTTCTCGGACGGGAGATCCGCAGCTTCGGGTTCCTCGACGAGATGGAGATGGAGCGCCGCACCAGACACCTGTTGGAACGCCTGACCAAGGGTGTCCCCGATCTGCGCGGCCCTGTCGTCTCGCTGTCCAGCGGCCAGCGGCAGACCGTCGCCATCGCTCGCTCGCTCCTCGGCGACCCGCGGATCCTCCTCCTGGACGAACCGACCGCAGCACTGGGAATCGAGCAGACCACCGAGGTCCTGGACATCGTCGACCAGCTGCGTGACCGCGGCATGGGAGTACTGCTCATCAGCCACAACATGGGCGACGTGAAAGCCCTCGCGGACCGGGCCGCCGTGCTACGGCTCGGTCGTAACAACGGCTTCTTCGACGTGAACACCACGTCTCACGAACAGATCATCTCCTCCATCACCGGCGCGTCGGAGAATGCGCCCCGCCGGGTGGCCCACCAGGAGGCGGGGTGGTGA
- a CDS encoding YrdB family protein codes for MSSGYGFHPLSLGVRFVLELVALVCFGLWAWAVVPGFLRYVCVVAVPLIVAVLWGVFATPDDASRSGGTVIATPGPLRFLLELAVFFGGAAALYAAGSRTLAVMLAGVLVVYHLLSWDRVLWLVRH; via the coding sequence ATGTCGTCCGGGTATGGCTTTCACCCGTTGTCTCTCGGTGTGAGGTTCGTGTTGGAGCTGGTGGCTCTGGTGTGCTTCGGGCTCTGGGCATGGGCTGTCGTGCCTGGTTTCCTGCGGTATGTCTGCGTGGTTGCCGTTCCCCTGATCGTGGCCGTGCTGTGGGGAGTCTTCGCCACCCCAGACGATGCATCCCGGTCCGGGGGGACGGTGATTGCGACACCTGGTCCGCTGCGGTTCCTGCTGGAGCTGGCTGTGTTCTTCGGCGGTGCGGCGGCGTTGTACGCGGCGGGATCCCGCACTCTCGCCGTGATGCTCGCCGGTGTGCTGGTCGTGTACCACCTGCTGTCGTGGGACCGGGTCTTGTGGCTGGTCAGGCATTGA
- a CDS encoding sugar ABC transporter permease — translation MRNRADDTQAEPAAPTAEARQPHRARAVAHAVEGWVAVFRRKLRAGEVGSLPVVLVLAAVWITFEALNENFLSPRNLSNLSVDIVGTGMIAVGIVFVLLIGELDLSVGSISGLAAVVFAVLNVNNGVPEWLALILAVLAGTAAGTVQGYSFAKTRVPAFVVTLAGLLTWNGVMLSILGNSGTVNLDENGLVAKLTSYYFTNDGAAYGLAAVSTGMVFLVSYLARRRRTVAGMPHRSLRGIAVRTGVVAVIAFPSAYVLNQFQGLPLALLIFLIVVAGLDVVLRRTHYGRYVYALGGGVEAARRASVSVTRVQTAVLAVSGTMAAVGGLFLASRITSVSQSSGSGVLLLNVIAAAVIGGTSLFGGRGTTWSAVLGILVIQSIASGMAITDTPAALQFVITGGVLFAAVVIDSLSRRSQEAHGRA, via the coding sequence ATGCGTAACAGGGCGGACGACACGCAGGCCGAACCCGCCGCACCCACCGCCGAGGCCCGTCAGCCGCACCGCGCGCGGGCCGTCGCCCATGCCGTGGAGGGCTGGGTAGCCGTCTTCAGGCGCAAGCTGCGCGCCGGTGAAGTGGGATCGCTCCCCGTCGTCCTCGTCCTCGCCGCGGTCTGGATCACCTTCGAGGCCCTCAACGAAAACTTCCTCTCACCCCGGAACCTGTCCAATCTCAGCGTGGACATCGTGGGCACGGGCATGATCGCGGTCGGCATCGTCTTCGTGCTGCTGATCGGTGAGCTCGATCTGTCGGTCGGCTCGATCAGCGGCCTGGCGGCGGTTGTCTTCGCCGTTCTGAACGTGAACAACGGCGTGCCGGAATGGCTTGCCCTGATCCTCGCGGTGCTCGCGGGTACCGCGGCGGGAACCGTCCAGGGCTACTCCTTCGCCAAGACCCGGGTACCGGCGTTCGTCGTCACACTCGCGGGGCTGCTCACCTGGAACGGCGTCATGCTCTCCATCCTCGGGAACAGCGGCACCGTCAACCTCGACGAGAACGGACTCGTCGCCAAGCTGACCAGCTATTACTTCACCAACGACGGCGCCGCCTACGGACTCGCGGCGGTCAGCACGGGCATGGTCTTCCTCGTGTCCTACCTGGCCAGACGGCGCCGCACGGTCGCCGGCATGCCGCACCGCTCGCTCCGGGGAATCGCGGTGCGCACGGGAGTGGTCGCGGTGATCGCGTTCCCCTCCGCCTATGTGCTCAACCAGTTCCAGGGCCTGCCGCTCGCCCTCCTGATCTTCCTCATCGTGGTGGCCGGCCTCGACGTCGTTCTCCGCCGCACGCACTACGGGCGGTACGTCTACGCACTCGGCGGCGGTGTCGAAGCAGCCCGTCGCGCCAGTGTCAGTGTGACGCGGGTGCAGACCGCGGTGCTCGCGGTCTCGGGGACCATGGCCGCGGTCGGCGGCCTGTTCCTGGCCTCGCGCATCACCTCGGTGAGCCAGAGTTCAGGCTCGGGCGTCCTGCTGCTCAATGTCATCGCAGCAGCCGTGATCGGTGGCACCAGTCTGTTCGGAGGACGCGGTACGACCTGGTCCGCCGTGCTCGGCATCCTGGTCATCCAGTCGATCGCCTCAGGCATGGCGATCACGGACACTCCCGCCGCCCTCCAGTTCGTGATCACGGGCGGGGTGCTCTTCGCCGCAGTGGTCATCGACTCACTGTCACGACGCTCGCAGGAGGCACACGGGCGGGCCTGA